One genomic segment of uncultured Desulfobacter sp. includes these proteins:
- a CDS encoding VOC family protein: protein MDHIVLNMESDEKMIHFYTKVLLLTPERIEEYYAGKVPFPSVRMNTNTIIDLFPKKMWQHDTQTGKINNNLNHFCIALKKQTWEDLLKRLQENNIDIEEGPVLRWGSRGTGTSVYFRDPEDNLIEARYYESKEDNEKCLLSS from the coding sequence ATGGACCACATAGTTTTGAACATGGAGAGTGACGAGAAAATGATTCATTTCTATACGAAGGTACTGTTGTTGACACCTGAAAGAATCGAGGAATATTATGCAGGGAAAGTGCCGTTTCCATCTGTGCGAATGAATACCAACACCATAATTGATCTATTCCCAAAAAAGATGTGGCAACACGATACGCAAACGGGAAAAATAAACAACAATTTGAATCACTTCTGCATAGCGTTGAAGAAACAAACCTGGGAGGACCTTTTGAAACGACTTCAGGAGAATAATATAGATATAGAAGAAGGCCCCGTGTTGCGTTGGGGATCTCGTGGAACCGGTACATCAGTGTATTTTCGAGATCCAGAAGATAACTTGATAGAAGCTCGTTATTATGAATCAAAAGAAGACAATGAAAAATGCCTGTTAAGCTCATAA
- a CDS encoding indolepyruvate oxidoreductase subunit beta, whose translation MKPLRMIIVAVGGQGNLLASKVLGEAALIEGVEVRMSEIHGMAQRGGVVESSIIFGDASSSIISDGEADILLGFEPAETLRAIGRCSAKTQVITNTATLPPFTVGIGKGSYPEVDEIKRVLRAKTAGLVAIDAMALARKAGSPMSVNIVLLGALIQTGALGFSKENVKEAIKRRIKPALVEMNLNAFDLGFEAAAAADGAV comes from the coding sequence ATGAAACCATTAAGAATGATCATTGTTGCAGTTGGCGGACAGGGCAATCTTCTGGCATCCAAGGTCCTGGGCGAAGCCGCCCTTATTGAAGGGGTGGAGGTGAGAATGAGCGAGATTCACGGCATGGCCCAGCGCGGCGGTGTGGTGGAGTCCTCCATTATTTTCGGCGATGCCTCATCCTCCATTATTTCCGATGGGGAAGCCGATATCCTGCTGGGATTTGAACCGGCTGAAACCCTGCGTGCCATTGGTCGCTGCTCTGCCAAGACACAAGTGATTACCAATACCGCGACCCTGCCGCCTTTTACCGTGGGCATCGGCAAAGGGTCTTACCCCGAGGTGGATGAAATCAAACGGGTGCTCAGGGCGAAGACTGCCGGCCTTGTGGCCATAGACGCCATGGCCTTAGCCCGTAAAGCAGGTTCCCCCATGAGTGTCAATATTGTGCTATTAGGTGCCTTGATCCAGACCGGGGCCTTAGGTTTTTCAAAGGAAAACGTCAAAGAAGCGATCAAACGCAGGATTAAACCGGCGCTTGTCGAGATGAACCTTAACGCCTTTGATCTGGGATTTGAGGCTGCAGCTGCAGCCGATGGCGCTGTATAA
- a CDS encoding ATP-binding protein: protein MKAANMIRLIIDSRLENVSLVGSAVRGIANTMCIDSTTSYQLELCVVEAVTNDIKHAYHCQAGHSVEIDVLLYPDRLTFKIYNRGESMNTAKIAPFSFDSSNFETLPEGGMGVYILHALMDEVHYKTINEQNVLTLVKYLKKHESPDNK, encoded by the coding sequence ATGAAAGCGGCAAACATGATCCGGCTGATTATTGACAGCAGGCTTGAGAATGTTTCCTTGGTAGGCAGTGCCGTGCGTGGCATCGCCAACACCATGTGTATAGACAGCACGACGAGTTACCAATTAGAGCTGTGTGTCGTGGAAGCGGTGACCAACGATATAAAGCATGCCTACCATTGCCAGGCAGGACATTCAGTGGAAATAGATGTCCTGCTTTATCCGGACCGGTTGACCTTCAAGATTTACAACAGAGGAGAAAGCATGAATACCGCTAAAATTGCGCCCTTCAGCTTCGATTCCTCAAATTTCGAAACCCTTCCCGAAGGAGGGATGGGGGTCTATATCCTGCACGCCCTGATGGACGAGGTCCATTATAAAACTATAAACGAACAAAACGTTCTGACCCTGGTTAAATATTTGAAAAAACATGAAAGCCCGGATAATAAATGA
- a CDS encoding tRNA threonylcarbamoyladenosine dehydratase produces the protein MTRDVSQVSPFARLEQLLGKAAVDRLKSSRVAIFGLGAVGSFVVEALARSGIGYLRLVDFDRVDASNINRQIYALHSTLGQEKAALARDRVLDINPDCEVDLRTSFVNADSLSQFLSPDLDMVVDAIDGLNAKVSLILGVKQMGLNLISSMGAAGRTDVSMIRTGDLFDTEVCPLARMVRRRLRRRGLSSGVPCVYSIEPPLNKEPFADKDIVDPMAQDHVDGGHGRPRPPIGSAAWVPGCFGLTIAGLVSKTLATE, from the coding sequence ATGACCCGGGATGTAAGCCAGGTCAGTCCCTTTGCCCGACTTGAGCAGCTGCTGGGAAAGGCGGCGGTTGATCGGCTTAAAAGCTCCCGGGTAGCCATCTTCGGCCTGGGGGCTGTGGGCTCTTTTGTGGTGGAGGCTTTGGCACGATCCGGCATCGGCTATTTGCGGCTTGTGGATTTTGACCGGGTGGACGCCTCCAATATCAACCGGCAGATTTATGCCTTACACTCCACCTTGGGGCAGGAAAAAGCGGCCTTGGCCCGGGATCGGGTCCTGGACATTAACCCTGATTGTGAAGTGGATCTGCGGACTTCCTTTGTTAATGCCGACAGCCTGTCCCAGTTTCTAAGCCCGGACCTGGACATGGTTGTGGATGCCATTGACGGGCTCAACGCAAAGGTCAGTCTGATCCTGGGGGTAAAACAGATGGGGCTTAATCTCATATCCTCCATGGGCGCCGCAGGCAGAACCGATGTATCCATGATCCGGACCGGGGATCTTTTTGACACTGAAGTGTGCCCCTTGGCCCGGATGGTGCGAAGACGGTTGCGCCGCCGGGGGCTTTCCAGCGGTGTGCCCTGCGTCTACTCCATTGAACCCCCACTGAACAAGGAACCCTTTGCGGATAAAGACATCGTGGATCCCATGGCGCAGGATCATGTTGACGGCGGTCATGGCCGTCCCAGGCCGCCCATTGGGTCTGCCGCCTGGGTGCCGGGGTGTTTCGGACTGACCATTGCAGGACTTGTTTCAAAGACTCTTGCCACTGAATAG
- a CDS encoding glycogen/starch/alpha-glucan phosphorylase, which yields MKPTVNKISKSDLKASVDYHLRCSLCKETPTKDYRDLFLSTAFSLRDRMAEKILHTEQRYQTSQTKRVYYLSLEFLIGRLMGNNLHNLGMFDVCREFMAEAGIDIEEVREQENDPGLGNGGLGRLAACFLDSMATLDIAGFGYGIHYEYGLFKQEIDNGYQREKPDNWLADLNPWEFKRTDEKCIIPIKGRIEHFQDRDGEYNPMWLDWNFIVGIPFDIPVVGYGGKTVNWLRLYGAGSSADFDIQIFNEGDYFRAVEQKVESETITKMLYPLDTIMSGRELRLVQEYFLVACTLKDIIRRYMKNNETFDRFPEQVAIQMNDTHPSLAVAELMRLLVDEYALPWDHAWEITQQTLAYTNHTVLAEALEKWPADLLESVIPRHLQIIYEINRQFLEKIAARYPGDVDLLRRMSLIEEGESKLIRMAHLALVGSHSVNGVSALHTEILKQNNFSDFYALWPERFVNVTNGITQRRWLQEANPRLAGLITDTIGDSWITDLSQLRRLEPYADQTVFMDEFRDIKRANKEDLAKIISDTLWLPINPDSLFDIHIKRIHEYKRQLLKIMHIIHEYLQIVRGEKTPTVAKTFIFAGKAAPGYWVAKQIIKLIHNVGQVINQDRRIQDALKVVFLPDYSVSLAEKIIPAADLSEQISMAGQEASGTGNMKFMLNGALTVGTLDGANVEMLEEVGADNIFIFGLKTEEITDMIKKKNYYPVEYYRLFPEIRRVLDTFRDNTFCPDEQGLFQWIYHRMMNNKDPYFHLPDFFPYIQMQDQIEAEYLDPVNWTKKTILNVARSGKFSSDRAISDYNRLIWNKETPS from the coding sequence ATGAAACCAACTGTTAATAAAATCTCAAAATCCGATCTAAAAGCATCAGTAGACTACCATCTGCGCTGCTCTCTTTGCAAAGAAACGCCGACAAAGGATTACCGGGACCTCTTTTTGTCGACGGCCTTTTCCCTGCGGGACCGCATGGCAGAAAAAATTCTGCATACGGAGCAAAGATATCAGACATCCCAAACTAAACGGGTCTATTATCTGTCTTTGGAATTCTTAATCGGCAGGCTGATGGGCAATAATCTTCACAATCTCGGGATGTTTGATGTCTGCCGTGAATTCATGGCAGAGGCCGGAATCGACATTGAGGAGGTACGTGAGCAGGAGAACGATCCCGGTCTTGGAAACGGCGGGCTCGGCCGCCTGGCCGCCTGTTTTCTTGATTCCATGGCAACGCTGGACATTGCCGGTTTCGGCTACGGAATCCACTATGAATACGGTCTCTTCAAGCAGGAGATCGACAACGGGTATCAGCGGGAAAAACCGGATAACTGGCTGGCAGACCTTAACCCTTGGGAGTTCAAGCGGACCGATGAAAAATGCATCATCCCCATCAAAGGACGGATCGAACACTTTCAGGACCGTGATGGTGAGTACAATCCCATGTGGCTTGACTGGAATTTCATCGTGGGGATTCCCTTTGATATTCCCGTCGTCGGATACGGGGGAAAAACGGTGAACTGGTTGAGGCTCTACGGCGCAGGTTCCTCGGCCGATTTTGATATCCAGATCTTTAATGAGGGCGATTACTTCCGGGCGGTGGAACAGAAAGTGGAGTCCGAAACCATCACCAAGATGCTTTATCCCCTTGACACGATCATGTCAGGAAGGGAGCTTCGCCTGGTGCAGGAATATTTTCTCGTGGCCTGCACCCTCAAGGACATCATTCGACGTTATATGAAAAATAACGAAACTTTCGACCGGTTCCCTGAACAAGTCGCCATCCAGATGAATGACACCCATCCCTCCCTGGCAGTGGCCGAACTGATGAGGCTTCTGGTGGACGAATATGCACTGCCATGGGATCACGCCTGGGAGATCACCCAACAGACTCTGGCGTATACCAACCATACGGTGCTGGCCGAGGCGCTGGAAAAATGGCCGGCAGACCTTCTCGAAAGCGTCATTCCCCGCCATCTCCAGATCATCTATGAAATCAACCGTCAGTTTCTCGAAAAGATTGCCGCCCGTTATCCCGGCGACGTCGACCTTCTCCGGCGCATGTCTCTCATCGAAGAAGGAGAAAGCAAGCTGATCCGAATGGCCCACTTGGCGCTGGTGGGGTCCCATTCCGTTAACGGGGTCTCCGCACTCCATACGGAGATTCTAAAGCAGAACAATTTTTCAGACTTTTACGCCCTATGGCCGGAACGATTCGTCAATGTCACCAACGGCATCACCCAGAGACGCTGGCTTCAGGAAGCCAATCCCCGATTGGCGGGACTGATCACCGACACCATCGGAGACAGCTGGATCACCGATCTAAGTCAGCTTCGACGGTTGGAGCCCTATGCCGATCAGACGGTTTTCATGGACGAATTCCGTGACATCAAGCGGGCGAATAAAGAAGACTTGGCGAAAATCATCTCCGATACCCTCTGGCTTCCCATCAATCCCGACAGTTTGTTTGACATTCATATTAAACGAATTCACGAATACAAACGCCAGCTCCTGAAAATCATGCATATCATACATGAATATCTGCAGATAGTCAGAGGAGAAAAAACACCCACGGTTGCCAAAACATTTATCTTTGCCGGCAAAGCTGCGCCCGGATACTGGGTGGCCAAACAGATAATCAAGCTGATTCACAATGTCGGGCAGGTCATCAATCAGGACAGACGTATCCAGGATGCCTTGAAGGTGGTTTTTCTGCCGGATTACAGCGTCTCTCTTGCTGAAAAAATCATTCCGGCTGCGGATTTGAGCGAACAAATTTCCATGGCCGGCCAGGAGGCGTCCGGAACGGGAAATATGAAATTCATGCTTAACGGTGCTTTGACCGTGGGAACATTGGACGGTGCCAATGTCGAAATGCTTGAGGAAGTGGGCGCGGATAATATCTTTATCTTTGGATTGAAGACGGAAGAGATCACCGACATGATCAAAAAGAAAAACTACTACCCTGTTGAGTATTATCGTCTCTTTCCGGAAATCCGCAGGGTTTTGGACACCTTTCGAGATAATACTTTTTGCCCTGACGAGCAGGGTCTCTTTCAATGGATTTACCATCGAATGATGAATAATAAGGACCCCTATTTCCATTTGCCGGATTTTTTCCCCTATATTCAGATGCAGGATCAAATAGAAGCGGAATACCTGGACCCGGTCAATTGGACAAAAAAAACAATATTAAATGTGGCGCGATCCGGAAAATTTTCCAGCGACAGGGCCATTTCCGATTATAACCGCCTGATCTGGAATAAAGAAACCCCAAGCTGA
- the aroQ gene encoding type II 3-dehydroquinate dehydratase yields MNTQAQTTPGMIHVINGPNLNMLGKREPEIYGALTLDQINGELKARADALGLSLDFFQSNHEGEILDYIHAAFEQGPAGVIINPGALTHTSVALRDAISMLSCPIVEVHLSNIHKRETFRHTSMIAGVATGQLTGFGHYGYHMALDFLHSLAG; encoded by the coding sequence ATGAATACTCAAGCGCAGACAACACCGGGAATGATTCATGTCATCAATGGTCCCAATTTGAATATGCTGGGGAAAAGGGAACCCGAGATTTACGGGGCACTTACCCTTGATCAGATCAACGGGGAGCTTAAAGCACGTGCAGATGCGTTAGGGCTTTCCCTGGATTTTTTTCAATCCAATCACGAAGGCGAGATCCTGGATTACATCCATGCCGCGTTTGAACAAGGCCCAGCCGGTGTGATTATCAATCCGGGCGCGTTGACCCATACCTCTGTGGCCTTGCGCGATGCCATTTCCATGCTGTCATGCCCCATTGTAGAGGTGCATCTGTCCAATATCCATAAGCGCGAAACCTTTCGCCACACCTCCATGATTGCCGGTGTTGCCACCGGCCAGCTCACCGGGTTCGGCCATTATGGTTACCATATGGCCCTTGATTTTCTCCACTCCCTGGCCGGTTGA
- the iorA gene encoding indolepyruvate ferredoxin oxidoreductase subunit alpha has protein sequence MHKLLKDSPGEKIMLLGNEAIARGAVEAGVAFATTYPGTPSSEVSLNLFQMSRESDLYFEYSTNEKVALEVAAAAANSGLRTFCMMKHVGLNVAADPLMTLAYIGITAGMVILTADDPAMFSSQNEQDNRYYAKFGHFPMFEPSSVAEAKDMIKEAFELSETLKQPVILRTTTRINHSNAFVTFGEIKERQTNGRFERDPMRCVTVPAVARVLHVKLLERMDKAAEMSESSEFNFITGQGVWGVVANGVSYHYALDAVKDLGIESKVKILRPGFSNPLPKNKIKDFLVGCEKVLVIEEGEPFMEEAIKAFAQEAGLVIPILGKTDALFTPLGEFNPAMVRENIATFFGIDYTPAAKIDTSDVPEIANRPPNLCSGCSHRATLYAIKKAAQGMDVIHPSDIGCYTLGFMPPLSIGDFVICMGGSVSTSCGFSKATDQKVVSVVGDSTFFHSGITGLVNAVFNRHNFTLVILENGITAMTGHQPHPGVDMDLMGMSGYGRVDIENLVKALGVEHVSVIKPFKVKSSIETLKEAMAFDGVSVVISKEPCILWAKGIKLKKPRAFEVTDKCKDHKNCINSIACPSFYIEEGRVKIDADTCVGCALCAQICPENAIRPLKK, from the coding sequence ATGCATAAATTGTTAAAGGACAGCCCTGGAGAGAAAATTATGCTCCTGGGCAACGAAGCCATTGCAAGGGGCGCTGTTGAAGCCGGTGTCGCCTTTGCTACCACATATCCGGGGACCCCGTCCTCGGAAGTCTCTTTGAATCTGTTCCAGATGTCCAGAGAATCGGATCTGTATTTTGAATACTCCACCAATGAAAAGGTCGCTCTGGAAGTTGCTGCTGCTGCGGCCAACTCAGGACTTCGCACCTTTTGTATGATGAAGCATGTGGGGCTTAACGTGGCTGCTGATCCGTTGATGACCCTTGCCTATATCGGCATAACCGCCGGCATGGTAATTTTAACGGCAGATGATCCTGCCATGTTTTCCAGCCAGAATGAGCAGGACAACCGTTACTATGCCAAGTTCGGCCATTTTCCCATGTTCGAGCCCTCTTCCGTGGCCGAGGCTAAGGATATGATCAAAGAGGCCTTTGAACTGTCCGAAACCCTGAAACAACCGGTAATTCTGCGCACCACCACCCGAATCAACCACTCGAATGCCTTTGTCACCTTTGGCGAGATCAAAGAGCGACAGACAAACGGCCGGTTTGAAAGGGACCCCATGCGCTGCGTCACCGTGCCTGCCGTGGCCCGGGTGCTGCACGTCAAGCTTTTGGAACGTATGGACAAAGCCGCTGAGATGTCTGAATCCTCAGAATTTAATTTTATCACAGGGCAGGGCGTCTGGGGTGTTGTGGCCAACGGGGTGAGCTACCATTATGCCTTGGACGCCGTAAAAGACCTTGGCATTGAATCTAAGGTCAAGATTCTTCGGCCGGGATTTTCCAACCCCTTGCCCAAAAATAAGATTAAAGATTTTTTGGTCGGCTGTGAAAAGGTGCTTGTCATTGAAGAGGGAGAACCCTTCATGGAAGAGGCCATCAAGGCTTTTGCCCAGGAAGCGGGCCTTGTCATACCCATCCTGGGCAAGACAGATGCGTTGTTTACACCCTTAGGGGAATTTAATCCCGCCATGGTCCGGGAGAATATTGCGACCTTTTTCGGCATAGATTATACCCCGGCCGCAAAGATTGATACCTCTGATGTGCCGGAAATAGCCAATCGTCCCCCCAATCTTTGCTCAGGATGTTCCCACAGGGCCACCTTGTACGCCATTAAAAAGGCTGCCCAGGGCATGGATGTTATCCATCCCAGTGATATCGGCTGTTACACCTTAGGCTTTATGCCGCCGTTGTCCATTGGGGATTTTGTGATCTGCATGGGCGGGTCGGTGAGTACCTCCTGCGGTTTCAGCAAGGCCACGGACCAGAAGGTGGTCAGCGTGGTCGGCGACTCCACCTTTTTCCATTCAGGCATTACAGGCCTTGTCAATGCCGTGTTCAACCGCCACAACTTCACTTTGGTGATTCTTGAAAACGGCATCACCGCCATGACCGGTCATCAGCCCCATCCGGGTGTGGATATGGACCTGATGGGCATGTCCGGGTACGGGCGGGTGGATATTGAAAATTTGGTCAAAGCTTTAGGTGTAGAGCATGTTTCCGTGATCAAGCCTTTTAAAGTGAAAAGTAGCATTGAAACGCTTAAGGAGGCCATGGCCTTTGACGGTGTTTCGGTTGTTATCTCTAAAGAGCCTTGTATTCTCTGGGCAAAGGGCATTAAACTGAAAAAGCCGAGAGCCTTTGAGGTGACGGATAAATGTAAAGACCACAAGAATTGCATCAACAGTATCGCCTGTCCCTCCTTTTACATTGAAGAAGGCCGGGTGAAAATTGATGCGGATACCTGTGTGGGCTGTGCTTTGTGCGCCCAGATCTGTCCTGAAAACGCCATCCGCCCATTGAAGAAATAG
- a CDS encoding TatD family hydrolase, translating into MPGFIDVHTHLHDPRIIDNAPDIVLRAQAAGVEKIATCATMEENFGITAELSEKFSCVIPWLGIHPWFLDTLSPDWAQNMGQWLEKIPAGVGEVGLDFMDKGADRDLQVQVFKTHLALADDLNRPINIHIRKAWDAIVKILKHHGPLAAGGVIHSYSGSADLVPVLEKFNLHISFSGSVTRPNAKKVGQALKAVSLDRIVFETDSPDIVPQFILDAYPGEAPLNEPANVPEIVKVAAERRGMTFETLAQHGYENSLDLFGPVLSQKENPR; encoded by the coding sequence ATGCCCGGCTTCATTGACGTTCATACCCATCTCCATGATCCAAGGATAATTGATAATGCCCCGGATATTGTTCTGCGGGCCCAGGCCGCCGGGGTTGAAAAAATAGCCACCTGCGCCACCATGGAAGAAAATTTTGGGATAACAGCTGAATTGTCGGAAAAATTTTCCTGTGTGATCCCCTGGTTGGGGATTCATCCCTGGTTTCTTGATACCCTAAGTCCGGATTGGGCGCAGAATATGGGCCAGTGGCTGGAAAAAATACCCGCCGGGGTAGGGGAGGTTGGGCTTGATTTCATGGACAAAGGTGCTGACCGGGATTTGCAGGTTCAGGTGTTTAAAACCCATCTGGCCCTGGCCGATGACCTGAATCGACCCATCAACATTCATATTCGCAAGGCCTGGGACGCAATAGTGAAAATTTTGAAACACCATGGGCCGTTGGCTGCCGGCGGGGTCATTCACTCCTATTCCGGGTCTGCCGATCTTGTTCCGGTTCTTGAAAAGTTTAATCTTCATATCTCCTTTTCCGGATCCGTAACCCGGCCCAATGCTAAAAAGGTGGGCCAGGCCCTAAAAGCGGTCAGTCTTGACCGGATTGTCTTTGAAACCGACTCCCCGGATATTGTGCCCCAGTTTATTCTGGATGCCTATCCCGGAGAGGCGCCTTTAAATGAGCCGGCCAATGTACCGGAGATTGTCAAAGTGGCGGCAGAGCGAAGGGGCATGACATTTGAAACCCTGGCCCAGCATGGATATGAGAACAGCCTGGATTTGTTTGGTCCTGTTTTAAGCCAAAAGGAGAACCCCAGATGA
- a CDS encoding cation:proton antiporter produces the protein MNNLILILQDFREVIGHHGLFTVGLLLIVGYLLGKAVSLIKIPEITGYIIAGLLMGDALTGIVHHEMSEDLKIVTDVALGLIALTIGGEFYMAKLKKMGREVVIITIFQIIITFATVSISLLVFKLSFPFAILMGAIATATAPAATVNIVQSLRAQGKFVDYLYGVVALDDAGCVIIFGLSFAVAAGMLNPGALDHGPAILVLYAFSEIFSSLLLGAITGYLVHCFCTKKTKTNEILILTLGFIFLETAAAIVFHLSPLLSNMAAGALLINLSPRNNKVFRILDPMSPPIYALFFVIAGTELDPRILMHGDILMLGMVFILARGIAKYSGVFIGSAVSKAPANIKKYLGFCMLPQAGVAIGMALIIQASPVITALPPKENGTITMMVNIILLSVFFNELTGPPISKYAIVKAMALEE, from the coding sequence ATGAATAATCTAATTTTAATATTACAGGATTTCAGGGAAGTTATCGGACATCACGGTCTCTTCACTGTCGGCCTGCTGCTGATTGTAGGGTATCTCCTGGGAAAAGCGGTAAGTCTGATCAAAATTCCCGAAATAACAGGGTATATCATTGCAGGATTGCTTATGGGAGACGCCCTTACCGGCATTGTTCACCATGAAATGAGTGAGGACTTGAAAATAGTTACTGACGTTGCCCTCGGGTTAATCGCCCTGACCATCGGTGGTGAATTCTACATGGCCAAGCTGAAAAAAATGGGCCGAGAGGTGGTCATCATAACCATTTTTCAAATAATTATTACCTTTGCCACTGTCAGTATTTCTCTTCTCGTGTTCAAACTGAGTTTTCCCTTCGCCATTCTTATGGGAGCTATTGCAACGGCGACGGCCCCTGCAGCCACTGTAAACATAGTTCAATCTCTCAGGGCCCAGGGAAAGTTTGTAGATTATCTATACGGGGTAGTAGCCCTTGATGATGCAGGCTGTGTCATCATTTTCGGTTTATCCTTCGCCGTTGCAGCCGGCATGCTTAACCCGGGAGCCCTGGACCATGGCCCGGCCATCCTGGTACTTTATGCCTTTTCTGAAATTTTTTCATCCCTCCTCCTGGGGGCCATAACGGGCTATTTGGTTCATTGCTTCTGCACAAAAAAAACCAAGACTAATGAAATTCTCATTCTCACCCTGGGATTTATATTTCTGGAGACAGCAGCAGCCATAGTTTTTCACCTCTCTCCCCTCCTTTCAAACATGGCCGCAGGGGCTCTTCTTATCAACCTGTCTCCCCGTAATAACAAAGTTTTCAGAATTCTGGACCCCATGTCGCCTCCTATCTACGCCCTTTTTTTCGTCATAGCCGGAACAGAACTGGATCCTCGCATTCTTATGCATGGCGATATACTAATGTTGGGCATGGTCTTTATTCTGGCCAGGGGCATAGCCAAATACTCCGGTGTATTTATCGGTTCTGCCGTCAGTAAGGCACCGGCCAACATCAAAAAGTATCTGGGATTCTGTATGCTGCCCCAGGCAGGCGTCGCCATTGGTATGGCCCTTATAATTCAAGCCTCTCCCGTTATCACAGCCCTGCCCCCCAAAGAAAATGGGACAATTACTATGATGGTTAATATCATTCTGCTCTCCGTATTTTTCAACGAACTGACCGGACCGCCCATATCTAAATATGCTATTGTCAAAGCCATGGCGCTGGAGGAATAA
- a CDS encoding STAS domain-containing protein, whose translation MQLKHNNVEDVLIVRPLEKRIDASTAGEFKQKMNEWIDSGNRRIVLNLSEVDFIDSSGLGAIISGFKKIGNNGNLVICVVKENVMSLFRLTRMNRVFDIYASEKEALEALSGKA comes from the coding sequence ATGCAGCTGAAACATAACAATGTAGAGGATGTGCTGATCGTGAGGCCGCTGGAAAAAAGAATCGACGCGTCAACGGCAGGTGAATTCAAACAAAAAATGAACGAATGGATTGATTCGGGAAATCGGAGAATTGTGCTCAACCTTTCCGAAGTGGACTTTATCGACAGCAGCGGACTTGGCGCCATTATTTCTGGGTTCAAAAAGATCGGCAATAACGGCAATCTCGTGATTTGCGTCGTGAAAGAAAACGTCATGAGCCTTTTTCGTCTGACCCGCATGAATCGAGTATTTGATATCTATGCATCTGAAAAAGAAGCCCTTGAGGCGCTTTCCGGGAAGGCATAA